In Phragmitibacter flavus, the following are encoded in one genomic region:
- the fumC gene encoding class II fumarate hydratase, translating into MSTATVPTRTETDTMGPIEVAQDKYWGAQTQRSLKYFAIGKDTMPRAVIRGMGTLKKACAIVNTDLGKLPADKCELIIAAADEVIAGKLDAHFPLRIWQTGSGTQSNMNSNEVISNRAIEIAGGEMGSKTPVHPNDHVNMSQSSNDTFPTAMHIAAVEEVTHRLLPAAQYFRDALEKKRLEFNDIVKVGRTHLQDATPVTFGQEFGGYVSLIDRDMVRIEQSLEGLRDLAIGGTAVGTGLNSHPEFADRAAAKVAELTNLPFKGHPNKFAALSAHDEFVFASGALKTLAASLMKIANDVRWLGSGPRCGLGELSLPENEPGSSIMPGKVNPTQSEAMTMVAVQVMGNDAAIGFAASQGNFELNVFNPVMIHNFLHSVELLTDTMRSFADYCLDGLTVNRATVDGYINNSLMLVTALNPHIGYDKAAAIAKLGHKKGLTLRDAAIESGHLTAEQFDQWVVAERMTRP; encoded by the coding sequence ATGAGCACCGCCACCGTTCCGACCCGCACCGAAACCGACACCATGGGCCCCATCGAAGTCGCCCAGGACAAATACTGGGGTGCCCAAACCCAACGCTCGCTCAAGTATTTCGCCATCGGCAAAGACACCATGCCCCGCGCGGTCATTCGCGGCATGGGCACGCTCAAAAAAGCCTGCGCCATCGTCAACACCGACCTCGGCAAACTCCCCGCCGACAAATGCGAGCTCATCATCGCCGCCGCCGACGAAGTCATCGCCGGCAAACTCGACGCCCACTTCCCCCTGCGCATCTGGCAAACCGGCTCCGGCACCCAGAGCAACATGAACTCCAACGAGGTCATCTCCAATCGCGCCATCGAAATCGCCGGCGGCGAAATGGGCAGCAAAACGCCCGTTCATCCGAACGACCACGTGAACATGTCGCAGTCGAGCAACGACACCTTCCCCACCGCCATGCACATCGCTGCTGTCGAAGAAGTCACCCACCGACTCCTCCCCGCCGCCCAATACTTCCGCGACGCCCTCGAAAAGAAACGCCTCGAATTCAACGACATCGTGAAGGTCGGCCGCACCCACCTGCAAGACGCCACCCCCGTCACCTTCGGCCAGGAATTCGGGGGCTACGTCAGCCTGATCGACCGCGACATGGTCCGCATCGAACAGAGCCTCGAAGGCCTCCGCGACCTCGCCATCGGCGGCACCGCCGTAGGCACCGGCCTCAATTCCCATCCCGAATTCGCCGACCGCGCCGCCGCCAAAGTCGCCGAACTCACCAACCTCCCCTTCAAAGGCCATCCGAACAAATTCGCCGCCCTCAGCGCCCACGACGAATTTGTCTTCGCCAGCGGTGCCCTCAAAACCTTGGCCGCCTCGCTGATGAAAATCGCCAACGATGTTCGCTGGCTCGGATCCGGTCCCCGCTGCGGCCTCGGCGAACTCTCGCTTCCCGAAAACGAACCCGGCTCCTCCATCATGCCCGGCAAAGTCAACCCCACCCAAAGCGAAGCCATGACCATGGTTGCCGTGCAAGTCATGGGCAACGACGCCGCCATCGGCTTCGCCGCCAGCCAGGGCAACTTCGAGCTCAACGTCTTCAACCCCGTGATGATCCACAACTTCCTGCATAGCGTGGAACTGCTCACCGACACCATGCGCAGCTTTGCCGACTACTGCCTCGACGGCCTCACCGTCAACCGCGCCACCGTCGACGGCTACATCAACAACAGCCTCATGCTCGTCACCGCCCTCAATCCGCACATCGGTTACGACAAAGCCGCCGCCATCGCCAAGCTCGGCCACAAAAAAGGCCTCACCCTGCGCGACGCCGCCATCGAAAGCGGTCACCTCACCGCCGAACAGTTCGACCAATGGGTCGTCGCCGAACGCATGACCCGTCCCTGA
- the sufU gene encoding Fe-S cluster assembly sulfur transfer protein SufU, translating into MNPDLEDLYQQVILDHSRRPRNFGEIPPPVIQVHGDNPSCGDEIQLFVKFADDGSIEDIKFTGQGCAISQASASMMTLKTKGKSREEVTTLLAAFHHLLTHHEDEPAEILGDVQLLQSVWKFPQRVKCATLAWRSLEQALATDSASDASVTTEAGPG; encoded by the coding sequence TTGAATCCCGACCTCGAAGATCTTTATCAGCAAGTCATTCTCGACCATTCGCGTCGACCAAGGAACTTCGGGGAAATTCCGCCACCTGTCATTCAGGTGCATGGCGACAATCCTTCCTGCGGCGATGAAATCCAGCTCTTCGTCAAATTTGCCGACGACGGCAGCATTGAAGACATCAAATTCACCGGTCAGGGCTGCGCCATCAGTCAGGCCTCTGCCTCCATGATGACCCTCAAAACCAAAGGCAAATCCCGCGAAGAGGTCACCACGCTCCTTGCCGCTTTTCATCATCTGCTCACCCATCACGAAGACGAACCCGCCGAAATCCTTGGCGACGTGCAGCTCCTTCAAAGCGTCTGGAAATTCCCCCAGCGCGTCAAATGCGCCACCCTCGCCTGGCGGTCTCTCGAACAAGCCCTTGCCACCGACAGCGCCAGCGACGCTTCGGTAACCACGGAAGCTGGCCCAGGTTAG
- a CDS encoding cysteine desulfurase codes for MTSSSHQTDWHAIRADFPILNQEVRGHPLIYFDSAASSQKPRAVLDALLHYYERDNANVHRGLHELSSRATEAYENARSKVARYLNAATPEEIVFTRGTTEGINLVAQAWGSRFVREGDVILLTEMEHHSNLVPWQLLAQRTGATLRFIPVNEDGTLDLTELPSLLTPEVKIFAFTHISNSLGTINPAAELIAASHAVGAITLLDAAQSGGHLPLDVQALNADFVVISGHKMCAPTGIGALYGSAELLEATPPWHGGGEMIVSVGFQSSTYKPAPYKFEAGTPNIAGAVGLGAAIDYLEAIGRDAIFAHDADLAAYAMRRLRELPDLRIHGPERRGGLVGFTMPAIHPHDLTTYADRYGLALRGGHHCNQPLMKKFRLPGTTRASFYFYNTKEEIDRMTEILFQAHHFFA; via the coding sequence ATGACCTCTTCGTCGCATCAGACCGACTGGCACGCCATCCGCGCCGACTTTCCCATTCTCAATCAGGAGGTTCGCGGCCATCCGCTCATTTATTTCGACAGTGCTGCCAGCTCGCAAAAGCCACGTGCCGTTCTCGACGCTCTCCTCCACTACTACGAACGCGACAACGCCAATGTCCACCGTGGACTCCATGAACTCAGTTCCCGTGCCACCGAGGCTTACGAAAACGCCCGCAGCAAGGTCGCCCGCTACCTGAATGCCGCTACACCCGAAGAAATCGTCTTCACCCGTGGCACTACTGAGGGCATCAACCTCGTCGCCCAAGCCTGGGGATCGCGCTTCGTTCGGGAGGGTGATGTCATTCTGCTCACGGAGATGGAGCACCACAGCAACCTCGTCCCCTGGCAACTTCTTGCGCAGCGGACCGGTGCCACCCTCCGCTTTATCCCCGTGAACGAGGACGGAACGCTCGACCTCACCGAACTGCCTTCGCTGCTCACGCCCGAAGTGAAAATCTTCGCCTTCACCCACATCTCCAACTCCCTCGGGACCATCAACCCCGCCGCTGAGTTGATTGCCGCCTCCCACGCCGTTGGTGCCATCACCCTTCTCGATGCCGCCCAAAGCGGCGGGCACCTTCCGCTGGATGTCCAGGCCCTGAACGCTGACTTCGTTGTCATTTCCGGTCACAAAATGTGCGCTCCCACCGGAATCGGCGCCCTCTACGGAAGCGCCGAACTGCTCGAAGCCACCCCTCCCTGGCATGGTGGCGGCGAGATGATTGTCAGCGTCGGTTTTCAGTCCAGCACCTACAAACCCGCCCCCTACAAATTTGAAGCCGGCACTCCCAACATTGCGGGCGCGGTTGGTCTTGGCGCGGCCATCGACTACCTTGAAGCCATCGGGCGAGACGCCATCTTTGCCCACGACGCTGATCTCGCCGCTTATGCCATGCGACGCCTGCGCGAACTGCCCGACCTCCGCATCCATGGTCCGGAAAGACGCGGCGGACTGGTCGGGTTCACCATGCCGGCGATTCATCCTCACGATCTGACCACCTATGCCGACCGCTACGGGCTCGCCCTGCGCGGCGGTCATCATTGCAACCAGCCATTGATGAAAAAATTCCGGCTACCCGGCACCACGCGCGCCAGCTTCTACTTCTACAACACGAAAGAAGAAATCGACCGCATGACCGAAATTCTTTTCCAGGCCCACCACTTTTTCGCGTAA
- a CDS encoding pilus assembly PilX N-terminal domain-containing protein encodes MNVDLTRQSRSRRAKAPGGFSLVLTLMILAAVTIVVVSLFTTTVSERASATSHEAVERAELALQAGLTQISGLLTDITRDDQFLILQKDTGTDANGRTKTLLMGARPNADYSAWTYTPLSSGYRHLEVLGTPVVKTLDFSPKSNATSASDTLRVLPWQAQPDVYWETYDDSATNALGETRSAPHTSSRFAFWIEDLQGLLNLEAAGNNNDITSGAEPRHQRTPISAATDNLPVVPGLNLTNLNQPLLNQSALYTLIDPAASEDSGGIDFDNWLISRRNALISPGMWKQIVLDEGFNSDSLKRLPTGLFPEDETYKNAANLIEANTITGVRPYEEQPLIPGYPVDHGFAGQGSLKLNLNQVLADLKSGTLTSEVAVITIAQHIRTHLPKFEERAGGFPFPEGGNTEEKRFGYLKALAASIIDYADEDSQSTIKEGEYRGVDSFPLVNEQWQQFRVERDEMFEGNLIIYFTYYTHLELWNQTNKTVRGKVKAALKAGIVVGGRGSIDLHDSLDEVTDIEKPERDPDDNLVWLPETDIELQPNQFKLISIPVNYKFNVGLGARGDNIECLEDRNSRYYLKFQEEGTTGFTLIDRPGGFLERNERNIHYSGASGTAVRQAFNTTSPGMSYGLSTNSNDYRNNVSDPRSAFYITSIQSLVNYERGSSPGGRNLRRSSGSGTPLMKGVIHGEQLISKWPDGGHDVEPAHSTNPYTTSKAPHEEAKWEPFKSTNNHPPTESAKASQLISNSGKYFSVTELGNIFDPHMWDPDGGSETSTVTWQNFVDIGSIATPSSSYCGGNTLRIGRPEHTRWRPDFRATPDPARQKDRRHSASALLDVFHVGVPTSTDQNVLTGDLVTTLPGQVNINTATKDTLRAIFAGPVKMDSVALPPNLKPPTQTNQADLLAQAVIDCRPYLSNAESAEKVQLLTNGQFTDRPWFGSKDDTLTGNSIVEVNDPALEEFFARLYNNGTVRSRNFRILLTGQALRHTPSGDVMVEATRSRLYHVFIKPERAADGSIVRQQIQITYARNL; translated from the coding sequence ATGAACGTCGACCTCACGCGCCAATCCCGGTCCAGGCGGGCAAAAGCACCCGGCGGCTTCAGCCTCGTGCTCACCCTGATGATCCTTGCCGCCGTCACCATCGTCGTCGTCAGCCTCTTCACCACCACCGTCAGCGAACGTGCCAGTGCCACCAGTCACGAAGCCGTCGAACGCGCCGAACTCGCCTTGCAGGCCGGACTTACCCAAATCAGCGGACTCCTCACCGACATCACCAGAGACGACCAGTTCCTCATCCTTCAAAAAGACACCGGCACCGATGCCAACGGCCGCACCAAGACCCTCCTCATGGGTGCAAGACCGAATGCCGACTACAGCGCGTGGACCTACACCCCGCTCAGCAGCGGCTATCGCCATCTTGAAGTCTTGGGCACACCTGTGGTGAAAACACTCGATTTCTCCCCCAAATCCAACGCCACTTCAGCCAGCGACACGCTTCGCGTGCTCCCCTGGCAGGCCCAGCCCGATGTCTATTGGGAAACCTACGACGACTCCGCCACCAACGCTCTTGGTGAAACCCGTTCTGCCCCCCACACCAGCTCCCGTTTCGCCTTCTGGATCGAAGATCTCCAGGGTCTCCTCAATCTCGAAGCCGCCGGCAACAACAACGACATCACCAGCGGCGCCGAACCTCGCCACCAGCGCACCCCCATCTCCGCCGCCACTGACAACCTACCCGTCGTCCCCGGCCTCAATCTCACCAACCTCAACCAACCCCTCCTCAATCAGTCCGCTCTTTACACGCTCATCGATCCCGCCGCCTCGGAAGACAGTGGCGGCATCGACTTCGACAACTGGCTCATCTCCCGTCGCAACGCCCTCATCAGCCCCGGCATGTGGAAACAAATCGTCCTCGACGAAGGATTCAACAGCGACTCCCTCAAGCGGCTCCCCACTGGCCTGTTTCCGGAAGATGAAACCTACAAAAACGCCGCCAACCTCATCGAAGCCAACACCATCACCGGCGTGCGTCCCTACGAAGAGCAACCCCTCATCCCCGGCTATCCCGTCGACCATGGTTTCGCCGGCCAGGGCAGCCTCAAACTCAACCTCAACCAAGTGCTTGCCGACCTCAAATCCGGCACCCTCACGTCTGAAGTCGCGGTCATCACGATTGCCCAGCACATCCGCACCCATCTTCCCAAATTCGAAGAACGAGCCGGAGGTTTCCCCTTTCCCGAAGGTGGCAACACCGAAGAAAAACGCTTCGGTTACCTCAAGGCCCTCGCCGCCAGCATTATTGACTACGCCGACGAAGACAGCCAGTCCACCATCAAAGAAGGCGAATATCGCGGGGTTGATTCATTTCCCTTGGTCAATGAACAATGGCAACAATTTCGAGTCGAGCGCGACGAAATGTTTGAAGGCAACTTGATCATCTATTTTACCTATTACACTCACCTCGAACTTTGGAATCAAACCAATAAAACCGTGAGAGGAAAAGTTAAGGCCGCACTCAAAGCAGGTATCGTAGTAGGTGGCCGCGGTTCGATTGATCTGCACGACAGCCTGGACGAGGTTACAGATATTGAAAAACCAGAACGCGACCCCGATGACAACCTTGTCTGGCTGCCCGAAACTGATATTGAGCTTCAACCCAATCAATTCAAACTGATATCCATCCCTGTAAACTACAAATTCAATGTCGGCTTGGGAGCGCGTGGCGACAATATCGAGTGTCTCGAAGATCGAAATAGTCGATACTATTTGAAGTTTCAAGAAGAAGGAACAACTGGGTTCACCCTCATAGACCGCCCGGGTGGCTTTCTTGAGCGCAACGAACGTAACATTCACTATTCGGGTGCCAGCGGCACCGCAGTCAGGCAGGCGTTCAATACCACAAGTCCTGGAATGAGCTATGGGCTCTCCACCAATAGCAACGACTATCGAAATAATGTAAGCGATCCCAGGTCCGCCTTCTACATCACCTCTATTCAATCGTTGGTGAACTATGAAAGAGGCAGTTCACCTGGCGGTCGCAATCTCCGCCGCAGCAGTGGGAGTGGCACGCCGCTGATGAAGGGCGTGATTCACGGCGAACAACTGATATCAAAATGGCCCGATGGAGGTCACGATGTCGAACCCGCCCACAGCACCAATCCATACACCACCAGCAAGGCTCCTCATGAGGAAGCCAAATGGGAGCCCTTTAAATCTACCAACAACCATCCTCCGACCGAATCGGCGAAGGCATCACAACTGATCTCCAATTCAGGCAAATATTTCAGCGTCACAGAACTGGGTAACATTTTCGATCCTCACATGTGGGATCCCGATGGGGGGTCCGAAACCAGCACCGTTACCTGGCAAAACTTCGTCGACATTGGCAGCATTGCTACGCCCTCGTCTTCCTACTGCGGTGGCAACACTCTGCGGATCGGGCGGCCCGAACACACTCGCTGGCGCCCGGATTTTCGAGCCACTCCAGACCCGGCTCGCCAAAAAGATCGTCGGCACTCTGCGTCGGCGCTGTTGGATGTTTTTCATGTGGGAGTGCCGACCTCCACTGATCAAAACGTCCTCACCGGTGACCTGGTCACGACACTGCCCGGACAGGTCAACATCAACACTGCCACCAAAGATACCCTCCGTGCGATTTTTGCAGGTCCGGTCAAAATGGACTCTGTTGCCTTGCCTCCCAATTTGAAACCCCCGACTCAAACCAACCAAGCTGACCTCCTTGCTCAAGCTGTGATCGACTGCCGTCCTTACCTCTCGAATGCTGAATCGGCAGAAAAAGTTCAATTGTTGACCAATGGACAATTCACCGACAGGCCCTGGTTTGGTAGCAAGGATGACACTTTGACGGGTAACTCCATTGTTGAAGTCAACGATCCAGCCCTTGAGGAATTTTTTGCAAGGCTCTATAACAACGGCACTGTTCGCAGTCGGAATTTCCGCATCCTTCTCACCGGTCAAGCTTTGCGTCACACCCCCAGCGGGGATGTCATGGTTGAGGCGACCCGCTCCCGCTTATACCATGTCTTCATCAAGCCCGAACGGGCCGCCGACGGGAGCATCGTCCGACAACAAATTCAGATCACCTATGCGCGCAATCTGTAA
- a CDS encoding PulJ/GspJ family protein produces MSLHRPASKHRPCHAPAFTLVELLIAMGVTSIILVTLLQLFSQAMTAWTSESKRESSLREARSGLRILADDLAHLHPLPPGPTTPDNRQRFILIPPKGDNVDYKSTSFAFLRTFRSHRRSSTQPEGGDLKLVLYTVALSTDSNGATSQKLWRLEYNPEETLKRIEAHLTDPAIPLVDDADWENFVSPDGIIQPGSDALGHPEPIIYDLIRCAITPLEIDGTTGTPTLKPADLPWDETIVPSHLELTLRVTNRATASLLSTVDDWSGQGKHAHLLIGSGDTPLDPEDDPEVRTHTLRLRLPQSNFLLP; encoded by the coding sequence ATGAGCCTCCATCGTCCAGCGTCCAAGCATCGACCCTGTCACGCGCCCGCGTTCACGCTGGTCGAGTTGCTCATCGCCATGGGCGTCACCTCCATCATCCTCGTCACCCTCCTGCAACTTTTCAGTCAGGCGATGACCGCCTGGACCAGCGAATCCAAACGCGAATCCAGCCTCCGCGAAGCCCGTAGCGGCCTGCGAATCCTCGCCGACGACCTCGCCCACCTGCACCCCCTCCCGCCCGGCCCCACCACCCCCGACAACCGCCAACGCTTCATCCTCATCCCGCCAAAAGGCGACAACGTCGATTACAAATCCACCTCCTTCGCCTTCCTCCGCACTTTCCGATCCCATCGCCGCTCCTCCACCCAGCCCGAAGGCGGCGACCTCAAACTCGTTCTTTATACCGTTGCCCTCAGCACCGACAGCAACGGAGCCACCAGTCAGAAACTCTGGCGCCTGGAATACAATCCTGAAGAAACCTTAAAGCGCATCGAAGCCCATCTCACCGACCCGGCCATCCCGCTCGTTGATGATGCCGACTGGGAAAATTTTGTCAGCCCCGACGGCATCATTCAACCCGGATCCGACGCCCTCGGCCATCCCGAACCCATCATCTACGATCTCATCCGCTGCGCCATCACCCCCCTTGAAATTGACGGCACCACCGGCACACCCACCCTCAAGCCTGCCGACCTCCCATGGGACGAAACCATCGTCCCCAGCCACCTCGAACTCACCCTGCGTGTCACCAACCGCGCCACCGCCTCCCTGCTTTCCACTGTGGATGACTGGAGCGGCCAAGGCAAACACGCCCATCTCCTCATCGGCTCCGGCGACACACCCCTTGATCCCGAAGACGATCCCGAGGTGCGCACCCACACCCTGAGATTGCGCCTGCCGCAAAGCAACTTCCTCCTGCCATGA
- a CDS encoding prepilin-type N-terminal cleavage/methylation domain-containing protein, with protein MRSLIPAFRSCRTLPKPRGYTLVEILVVIGIISVLMGTVVNIPGILTTNRRVSALQEIAAVLEQARSQALRGNGTIYVAFSPLTSSGTLEPCRQYAMFEEPETPGSDIRQIGEWRSLPDGLIFHPDATAAGTPGTWSNLYKAGTEAEKAFKLFNQEEITMPTLGFGSLGEVVFPGEGVPGPFAIVLAEGAIDGTRASVPNAHSNLSLEVRRSSGKTLLNPGAVPAP; from the coding sequence GTGCGTTCCCTTATCCCAGCATTTCGCTCCTGCCGAACCCTGCCTAAGCCGAGGGGATACACCCTTGTCGAGATATTGGTCGTCATCGGCATCATCAGCGTTTTGATGGGAACCGTAGTCAACATTCCCGGAATATTGACCACCAATCGACGCGTCTCCGCACTTCAAGAAATTGCCGCCGTGCTTGAGCAGGCGCGATCCCAGGCCCTGCGCGGAAATGGCACCATCTACGTCGCCTTCAGCCCGCTCACCAGCAGCGGCACCCTCGAACCCTGCCGTCAATATGCCATGTTTGAAGAACCCGAAACCCCGGGCAGCGACATCCGCCAGATCGGTGAATGGCGCAGCCTCCCCGATGGTTTGATTTTTCACCCCGACGCCACCGCTGCGGGCACGCCGGGAACATGGAGCAATCTTTACAAGGCCGGAACCGAAGCCGAAAAAGCCTTCAAACTTTTCAACCAAGAAGAGATCACCATGCCCACCCTCGGCTTTGGTTCCCTGGGTGAGGTCGTCTTTCCCGGAGAGGGTGTTCCCGGTCCCTTTGCCATTGTGCTGGCCGAGGGGGCCATCGACGGCACCCGCGCCTCCGTTCCCAACGCCCATTCCAATCTTTCCCTCGAGGTGCGACGCAGCAGCGGCAAAACCCTCCTCAATCCCGGGGCCGTTCCAGCCCCCTGA
- a CDS encoding prepilin-type N-terminal cleavage/methylation domain-containing protein, with amino-acid sequence MAGLFFAIDAAARFPLFYQYSSYRYSIHSIPSYPARLCNFHPMNIMKLASLSRRQSSAFTLIELLVVITIIAILASISVPVGGKIMERAKILQAKTAMKGIEIAINGYRTEYNRMPLASTAGESDTAEYLTDSTGMPLLAALMAQDPTNNPRQIKFYEPPSAKGGANGYVQDGEGGGGGLFDPWSRPYTIEIDYSGNGQIPNPFAGTEGHTGEPENVSASVIIYSDGPDETPQTKDDVKSWN; translated from the coding sequence ATGGCAGGCCTATTCTTCGCTATTGACGCCGCCGCCCGTTTTCCATTATTCTATCAATATTCGAGTTATCGATACAGCATACATAGTATTCCATCATACCCAGCCAGGCTCTGCAATTTCCATCCCATGAACATTATGAAACTCGCCTCCCTCAGTCGTCGGCAATCGTCCGCATTCACGCTGATCGAACTGCTGGTGGTCATCACCATCATTGCCATTCTCGCCAGCATTTCCGTTCCTGTGGGCGGCAAGATCATGGAACGCGCCAAAATTCTCCAGGCGAAAACTGCCATGAAGGGCATTGAAATCGCCATCAACGGTTACCGCACCGAATACAACCGTATGCCACTGGCATCAACGGCTGGTGAAAGTGATACCGCAGAATACCTCACCGACTCAACCGGGATGCCGCTTTTGGCCGCTTTGATGGCCCAGGACCCCACCAACAACCCCCGCCAGATCAAATTTTACGAACCCCCTTCTGCCAAAGGTGGAGCCAATGGTTATGTGCAGGATGGTGAAGGCGGCGGCGGCGGGCTCTTTGATCCGTGGTCCAGACCCTACACCATCGAAATTGATTACAGCGGTAATGGCCAGATCCCCAACCCTTTCGCGGGAACCGAGGGCCACACCGGCGAGCCGGAAAATGTCAGCGCAAGCGTCATCATCTATTCTGACGGTCCCGATGAGACCCCACAGACCAAAGATGACGTCAAGTCTTGGAACTAA